From a region of the Vanrija pseudolonga chromosome 2, complete sequence genome:
- the rpb-5 gene encoding DNA-directed RNA polymerases I, II, and III subunit RPABC1, which yields MSLDSDRETARLWRVSKTVHEMIRDRGYEVADYEINIGFEEFKEMYGGGGSVDRGRMSFHANHTEDQKDRIYVYFCSEKNVSKAAMKTFITSLDSIGAKRGIMIWSEKMSPAAKKTLLEMQSEYYLEDFAEADLLVNITKHFLVPKHTIMTPAEKTDLVKRYRLKDTQLPRINVGDPVAKYYGLRRGQVMRIERSSETAGRYITYRICM from the exons ATGTCCCTCGACTCGGACCGCGAAACCGCTCGTCTCTGGCGCGTCTCCAAGACGGTGCATGAGATGATCCGCGACCGC GGCTACGAGGTTGCCGACTACGAGATCAACATTGGCTTCGAGGAGTTCAAGGAGatgtacggcggcggcggcagtgtcgA CCGTGGACGGATGTCGTTCCACGCCAACCACACAGAAGACCAGAAGGACAGGATATACGTCTACTTCTGCAGCGAGAAGAACGTGTCCAAGGCGGCGATGAAGACGTTTATCACGTCGCTCGACAGCATCGGCGCCAAGCGCGGCATCATGATCTGGAGCGAGAAGATgtcgccggcggccaagaagacGCTGCTTGAAATGCAGTCAGAGTACTATCTCGAGGActttgccgaggccgacctgctTGTCAACATCACCAAGCACTTCCTCGTGCCCAAGCACACGATCATGACGCCCGCCGAGAAgaccgacctcgtcaagcgcTACCGTCTCAAGGACACGCAGCTGCCGCGCATCAACGTCGGCGACCCCGTCGCCAAGTACTACGGCTTGAGGCGAGGACAGGTTATGCGTATTGAGCGCTCGTCCGAGACTGCCGGACG ATACATCACCTACCGCATTTGCATGTGA
- the priA_1 gene encoding Protein priA: protein MFVSTAVTAIVAALAVAPEVSAGGLSLAIGVNTNWGLSNFNAAPPAVKAQCRGAGSFFMDLAGQTGCVSPQTVSTPPANTCPFSWGWHGGRGCCVPKKEVSVCDCGEGYGFNRGSLKCRPNVSPSCGGNQWYHQRSGSCCDNGWQWNPPKGNCPVGIYCPSGWFWHTGLLQCRPTFPRCGEPDCGPDWIPGRSCCCRGGNCGPGPSQKTQPKPPTNPWRWKKDQQPIAEGEVDSSIYCPNDMTACTVPTESGAWAWECLDTQTELESCGGCLSTGAGKDCTSIAHAVSVGCEQGACVVHSCKTGFAAVNGTSCERV from the exons ATGTTTGTCAGCACCGCTGTCACTGCCATCGTGGcagccctcgccgtcgcccccgagGTTTCGGCCGGCGGCCTCTCGCTCGCCATTGGTGTCAACACCAACTGGGGTCTCAGCAACTTCAACGCTGCTCCCCCCGCCGTCAAGGCCCagtgccgcggcgccggtTCGTTCTTCATGGACCTCGCCGGCCAGACTGGCTGTGTCTCCCCCCAGACCGTCTCTAC TCCCCCCGCCAACACCTGCCCCTTCTCCTGGGGCTGGCAcggtggccgcggctgcTGTGTCCCCAAGAAGGAGGTCTCGGTCTGCGACTGCGGTGAGGGCTACGGCTTCAACCGTGGCAGCCTCAAGTGCCGTCCCAACGTTTCGCCCTCGTGCGGTGGCAACCAGTGGTACCACCAGCGTTCGGGCTCGTGCTGTGACAACGGCTGGCAGTGGAACCCCCCCAAGGGCAACTGCCCCGTCGGCATCTACTGCCCCTCCGGTTGGTTCTGGCACACTGGTCTCCTCCAGTGCCGTCCCACTTTCCCCCGTTGCGGTGAGCCCGACTGCGGCCCCGACTGGATCCCCGgccgctcgtgctgctgccgcggcggcaacTGTGGTCCCGGCCCTTCGCAGAAGACTCAGCCCAAGCCCCCTACCAACCCCTGGCGCTGGAAGAAGGACCAGCAGCCCAtcgccgagggtgaggtcGACTCTTCCATCTACTGCCCCAACGACATGACTGCCTGCACCGTCCCCACCGAGTCCGGCGCCTGGGCCTGGGAGTGCCTCGACACCcagaccgagctcgagtcgtgcGGTGGCTGTCTCtcgaccggcgccggcaaggacTGCACCTCGATCGCCCACGCCGTCTCGGTCGGCTGTGAGCAGGGTGCTTGCGTCGTCCACTCGTGCAAGACTGgcttcgccgccgtcaacggCACCTCGTGCGAGCGTGTCTAA
- the ung1 gene encoding Uracil-DNA glycosylase produces the protein MPPKSIAGYFKPLANAPAAAGTKRGLSDNARKAIAEAKEPAAKKSKVENGATVPNGAVAASSAGRASTRAELREALKTSHAKAFPLLELELDTLGEDWLVALQDELTKPYFLALKEFVVAEQKSKQVFPPAADIYTWSRLCPLKDVRVVIVGQDPYHDDNQAHGLAFSVRKGVKIPPSLRNIYKEMATEVPGFKVPLHGDLTEWAKHGVLLLNTSLTVRAHEAGSHANRGWDQFTAAVLKAVTTRSSSSSDKKGANGVVFMAWGAHAQKMAVGLDKKQHLVLKSAHPSPLSASRGFFGNGHFNQSNDWLRERYGPDGVIDWKGLGA, from the exons ATGCCGCCAAAGTCTATCGCGGGATACTTCAAGCCGCTTGCCAacgcgccagcggcggcaggcacCAAGCGCGGTCTGTCGGACAACGCACGCAAGGCCATCGCCGAGGCAAAGGAgccggcggccaagaagTCCAAGGTTGAGAATG GTGCAACTGTTCCCAACGGAGCagtcgccgcctcgtcggcgggccGGGCCTccacccgcgccgagctgcgcgaggcgctcaagaccAGCCACGCCAAGGCGTtcccgctgctcgagctcgaacTCGACACGCTGGGCGAGGactggctcgtcgcgctgcaggATGAGCTCACCAAGCCCTACTTCCTTGCT CTAAAGGAGTTTGTTGTCGCCGAGCAGAAGAGCAAGCAGGTGTTCCCGCCTG cTGCGGACATCTATACCTGGTCGAGGCTCTGCCCCCTCAAGGACGTGCGCGTGGTCATTgttg GTCAAGACCCGTACCAT GACGACAACCAAGCTCAT GGCCTTGCCTTCTCTGTTCGTAAAGGCGTGAAGATCCCGCCGTCTCTTCGGAACATCTACAAGGAGATGGCGACCGAGGTCCCGGGATTCAAGGTGCCTTTGCACGG TGATCTCACCGAATGGGCCAAGCACGGGGTTTTGCTTCTGAACACGTCGCTGACAGTGCGGGCGCACGAG GCGGGGTCACACGCGAACCGCGGCTGGGACCAATTCACCGCAGCCGTGCTCAAGGCCGTGACGACTCGTTCGTCGAGTTCGTCTGACAAGAAGGGGGCCAACGGGGTAGTGTTCATGGCATGGGGAGCTCATGCTCAGAAGATGGCAGTCGGGTTGGACAAG AAGCAACACCTCGTGCTCAAGTCTGCTCATCCCAGTCCATTGAGCGCAAGCCGGGGATTCTTCGGAAACGGCCACTTCAACCAGAGCAACGACTGGCTGCGGGAGCGCTATGGTCCTGACGGGGTGATTGATTGGAAGGGGCTTGGTGCATGA
- the glnA2 gene encoding Type-1 glutamine synthetase 2, whose amino-acid sequence MPPSATQDAPKTLAELTTLLKDDRMVKVAGVDVDGILRGKIMSKAKFLSSIEAFGFCGVVYGWDMHDQTYSRELLVSNRGNGYRDILARVDLSTYRRLSWENNIPFFLVSFTTPETGLPLEVDPRSLLETVLEKVADKGWTGMAGAEFEYFQFAETPQSAQAKGYINLTALTPGAHGYSLLRTTMNKDYFYDLYNVGTDFGIEIEGHHTETGPGVFETALAYTDALRMADNALLFKLVAKSVGYKYNIIPSFMAKPYSDESGCSGHIHVSLRDKNKRNIFAVTAEEAKNGGRKDAPYDDLKYLSQEAEWFLAGLLEGLPDVIPLFCPNINSYKRLLGGEQYWAPDTASYGYDSRAASIRIISAPGVSGPATRFEVRIPGADMNTHFALAAIYGLGLRGIENKTKLPYGPIGSPGVTRETLVKLPTSLDAATAAFARKGSIAREVLGDFFVDHYAGTREHELDLHRKAVTNWELERYLELA is encoded by the exons ATGCCCCCCTCTGCTACCCAAGACGCACCCAAGACGCTTGCCGAGCTCACAACGCTCCTCAAGGACGACCGTATGGTCAAGGTCGCAG gtgtcgacgtcgacggcatccTCCGCGGCAAGATCATGTCCAAGGCCAAGTTCCTCTCGTCGATCGAGGCGTTTGGCTTCTGCGGCGTCGTGTACGGCTGGGACA TGCACGACCAGACGTACTCGCGTGAGCTTCTCGTCTCGAACCGCGGAAACGGTTACCGCGACAtcctcgcccgcgtcgacCTCTCCACCTACCGTCGTCTGTCTTGGGAGAACAACATccccttcttcctcgtcagCTTCACGACCCCCGAGACGGGCCTCCCGCTAGAGGTCGACCCCCGAAGCCTGCTCGAGACGGTCCTCGAGAAGGTGGCTGATAAGGGCTGGACTGGGATGGCCGGTGCAGAGTTCGAG TACTTCCAGTTCGCCGAGACTCCTCAGTCTGCCCAGGCCAAGGGCTACATCAACCTCACTGCCCTGACCCCCGGTGCCCACGGCTACTCGCTCCTCCGCACGACGATGAACAAGGACTACTTCTACGACCTGTACAACGTCGGTACCGACTTTGGAATCGAGATCGAGGGTCACC ACACAGAGACCGGCCCGGGCGTGTTCGAGACGGCTCTCGCTTACACCGACGCGCTCCGCATGGCGGACAATGCTCTCCTGttcaagctcgtcgccaagAGCGTCGGCTACAAGTACAACATCATCCCCTCGTTCATGGCCAAGCCGTACTCTGACGAGTCGGGATGTTCGGGCCACATTCACGTCTCGCTCCGTGACAAGAACAAGCGCAACATCTTTGCTGTGACCGCTGAGGAGGCTAAGAACGGTGGACGCAAGGACGCCCCATACGACGACCTCAAGTACCTGTCGCAGGAGGCCGAGTGGTTCCTTGCCGGTCTTCTCGAGGGTCTCCCTGATG TCATTCCCCTCTTCTGCCCCAATATCAACTCGTACaagcgcctgctcggcggcgagcagtACTGGGCCCCGGACACTGCGTCGTACGGCTACGACTCGCGTGCCGCCTCGATCCGCATCATCTCGGCACCAGGTGTCAGCGGCCCTGCGACCCGCTTCGAGGTCCGCATTCCCGGCGCCGAT ATGAACACCCActtcgccctcgctgccatCTACGGTCTTGGTCTCCGCGGTATTGAGAACAAGACCAAGCTTCCCTACGGCCCTATCGGCTCGCCTGGTGTCACCCGTGAGACGCTGGTCAAGCTCCCTacctcgctcgacgccgccactgctgccTTCGCCCGCAAGGGAAGCATCGCTCGCGAGGTGCTCGGTGACTTCTTCGTCGACCACTACGCCGGCACCAgggagcacgagctcgacctgcaTCGCAAGGCCGTCACCAACTGGGAAT TGGAACGTTACCTCGAGCTTGCGTAG
- the ATL5 gene encoding RING-H2 finger protein ATL5 yields the protein MNEDGRGHHRERTRKKAKARDGPVPEPYLALAPRPLLATPPAPDPVTANLILPSTYVRRTRPSSAGPSSNAHAPSPNWPAQQYAAGLLAPPAIMPRRQGGAAAPTPPPQQQQQRGGYAANWASPPAIMPGGSAASSSMQTGRSVARPGIPGERAQRRRGGRVVNQEGSSLARRLTVTSREEGRAIGLSRGASMRRVNLWDDLPETDEAPPPFPFPTASNTRLPPTFGGSQAGDLPEIGEEGSAPVPPRSPPPRFDDLFPRRHSTGEALAPQRPTLRLTHSDVAVAESETATQVFVSAPSSPISEPSTAHGDYDDSDERDDRRMWNADLSAGYSLEERVRREAVRQAARAKALASGASHHVAQMVAQAATPLPRAAESSGAAAEAARAEVARAEAARAEAARLQAARAEAARVEAARIEAARAEAARAEAAREEEERAEAAREAAKAEAARVAAEAARAEVVRLDRIRAEAQEALASKAEAKRARAAQSEARRRAEKTEAEHRKLMAEAATRRFQAELAATRRAEAQEASRRRDIEAAVRHIIGSARVPESDVDAACNAAFQALKGKTPTADELVAAAKEAVETRIPSRTPRASLDEGRRQSMGEPMPRPGSANGPPPQRSTPSPVNSATARARSTPSPFDSAHSDRVASPRPPSAQSRASADSNPRRASRIQLIQGNLVEVPLDLSPPSSRDRTPPPNPTAGTIPWPQPYSPPSRPRQSTSDSGRRRSDVSEAENITQTPITSSPRSSFSIPTETVEPLPAASQFKERSGSGGQRRPGNGRSTSASTIDTIPEHIVFPMANVAPIAENVNAPAPAPATSREDKRLSRGNAVRRSSASQLPSPGANPRRTSLPPSKPDLPPLFTTPGLFTEEAPEGGTRVSPPRPTVQRSKTADEVEHAEAPPPMPHRHSIDSTAPSPATSNGVSAADLRKPLPSLPPGREAALRRRELGAPIELEDTDSPPPISQPAETPPLAGPLLDLKTAAPAVPPKSPEFADLGLTASELLDLLEGDAPAAESSAQASARAAARQMFESQLEQQSAIEAQVELDRQHALALETETEPEIEKVIEKLDFPPLPTPKRPPVPPRPRISIQSDSEPPRLVAFTPTTPLNPVSPLVFPTPRTSLNSTSAPQQIANPSPFNSSASPRRQPPPVPPKSSGSIRRPPPPPPPPRAAASTPVTATTTNTTATPETPPDLLRVRPQLMQVASFSSSTSSLSDVPDSRAPSPVQSVQSVTSQPGRPRGPRGPRPAPPPVPPRPWASRRPPPPPPPPRQSQAPPEVPPPPARLATRPARPLSDIGMPTPAVDTTPEIPRPQSSVDVHHSVSDDEDDEADEPEFEYTDLDLFASRLEGTGQEYEGLTHLTQFMGPATDPGASAVALDTLIRAPVAIDSKRTNAKGKVKLKMSVLGARVTTCPICLAQFRGGDAAVCLPRCGHVSHETCATRWFKESSNCMICRLPLIEETLI from the exons ATGAACGAGGACGGGCGCGGACACCACCGCGAGAGG ACGCGCAAGAAGGCAaaggcgcgcgacgggccAGTCCCAGAGCCgtacctcgcgctcgcgccgcggcccctcctcgccaccccgcccgccccggACCCCGTCACGGCGAACCTCATCCTCCCCTCGACTTATGTGCGGCGGACGAGACCCAGCTCAGCTGGGCCCTCCTCCAACGCCCATGCACCGTCGCCCAACTGGCCCGCCCAGCAGTATGCCgcgggcctgctcgcgccgcccgccatcatgcctcggcgacagggaggagcggcggcgcccaccccgcccccgcagcagcagcagcagcgaggggGGTATGCGGCCAACTGGGCGTCGCCCCCGGCTATTATGCCCGGTGGCtcggctgcctcgtcgtccatgcAGACTGGGCGCAGTGTCGCCCGCCCTGGTATCccgggcgagcgagcccagcgacgccgcggtggaCGGGTCGTGAACCAGGAGGGATCGagcctcgcccgccgactGACAGTCACGtcgagggaggaggggcgcgCGATCGGcctgtcgcgcggcgcgtcgatgcGCCGCGTTAATCTGTGGGACG ATTTGCCCGAGACGGACGAAGCGCCCCCGCCATTCCCCTTCCCCACAGCCAGCAACACACGGCTGCCCCCGACGTTCGGGGGATCACAAGCGGGGGACCTGCCAGAGATAGGTGAAGAAGGATCGGCGCCAGTACCGCCGAGGTCTCCTCCCCCACGGTTTGACGACCTCTTCCCCCGACGCCACTCGACaggcgaggcgctcgcgccacaGCGGCCGACGCTACGGCTAACGCACTCGGATGTCGCCGTGGCGGAGTCGGAGACAGCAACACAAGTGTTTGTGTCAGCCCCATCGTCGCCAATAAGCGAGCCATCAACGGCGCACGGGGACTACGACGACagtgacgagcgcgacgaccgcagGATGTGGAACGCCGACTTGTCAGCGGGGTACAGTCTTGAGGAGCGTGTGCGCCGTGAGGCAGTGCGACAGGCGGCTAGGGCCAAGGCATTGGCCAGTGGGGCGTCCCATCACGTTGCCCAGATGGTAGCACAAGCTGCCACACCGTTGCCGAGGGCTGCAGAGTCGTCAGGGGCGGCCGCGGAGGCTgcgagggccgaggtggcgcggGCCGAAGCTGCGCGTGCTGAGGCTGCTCGACTCCAAGCCGCACGTGCTGAGGCAGCCCGGGTCGAAGCAGCACGAATAgaagctgctcgcgccgaAGCTGCCCGTGCAGAGGCTGCACgggaggaagaagagcgGGCCGAAGCCGCTCGTGAGGCTGCAAAGGCCGAGGCAGCAAGAGTAGCCGCCGAAGCAGCCCGCGCTGAAGTGGTGCGCCTCGATCGCATCCGCGCCGAGGCTCAGGAAGCATTAGCGTCCAAGGCGGAGGCGAAGCGCGCCAGGGCTGCGCAGTCCgaggcccgccgccgcgctgagAAGACCGAGGCGGAGCACCGCAAGCTCATGGCTGAAGCTGCAACGCGGCGGTTCCAGGCAGAGCTGGCAGCCACGCGGCGAGCCGAAGCACAGGAGGCGTCCCGAAGGCGAGACATTGAGGCGGCTGTGCGACATATcatcggctcggcgcgcgtgcccgAGTCTGATGTGGACGCGGCGTGCAACGCTGCGTTCCAGGCCCTCAAGGGGAAGACGCCgactgccgacgagctcgtcgctgccgccaaggaggccgtgGAGACCAGGATACCGAGCCgcacgccgcgagcgagcttAGATGAAGGCCGCCGGCAATCGATGGGAGAGCCTATGCCACGACCTGGCTCTGCCAacgggccgccgccacagcgGAGCACGCCGTCCCCCGTGAACTCGGCGACCGCCAGAGCACGAAGCACTCCCAGCCCCTTCGATAGCGCACATAGCGACAGGgtggcctcgccgcggcccccTAGTGCCCAGTCACGCGCCAGTGCCGACAGCaatccgcgccgcgcgtctcgCATCCAGCTGATCCAAGGCAATCTGGTCGAGGTACCCTTGGAcctctcgccgccgtcatcgcgcgaccgcacgccgccgcccaaccCCACGGCTGGGACAATCCCGTGGCCACAACCTTACAGCCCACCATCCCGACCGCGACAGTCAACATCCGACAGCGGTCGGCGACGTTCGGACGTttccgaggccgagaacaTTACACAGACGCCCatcacgtcgtcgcctcgctcgagcttctcgatCCCCACCGAAACTGTGGAGCCACTGCCCGCGGCGTCACAATTCAAAGAGCGTTCCGGGTCTGGGGGCCAGAGACGACCTGGTAACGGCAGATCAACTTCAGCGTCAACTATCGACACGATTCCTGAGCATATCGTCTTCCCGATGGCCAACGTAGCGCCGATTGCGGAGAACGTCAatgcccctgcccctgcccctgccaCGTCGCGCGAGGATAAGAGATTGAGCCGGGGCAATGCAGTGCgcaggagctcggcgtcccaGCTCCCGTCGCCCGGTGCTAACCCCCGCCGCACTTCGCTTCCGCCCTCCAAGCCTGACCTGCCACCGCTGTTCACCACGCCTGGACTGTTCACCGAGGAGGCGCCAGAAGGTGGAACGCGAGTGTCCCCACCGCGGCCCACAGTACAGCGCAGCAAGACTGCTGACGAGGTTGAGCATGCTGAAGCGCCACCTCCCATGCCTCACCGCCACTCTATCGACTCGACTGCCCCCAGCCCAGCGACGAGCAATGGCGTGTCAGCCGCTGACTTGCGCAAGCCGCTACCGTCCTTACCACCGGGGCGGGAAGCGGCACTCCGACGGCGTGAGCTTGGGGCTCCTATCGAGCTAGAGGACACGGACTCGCCTCCCCCCATTTCTCAACCTGCCGAAACCCCGCCACTGGCAGGCCCCCTTCTAGACCTGAAgacggcagcgccggcagTGCCACCGAAGTCGCCTGAGTTCGCAGACCTGGGCCTGACCGCCtcggagctgctcgacctgctcgagggcgacgcccCAGCTGCTGAGTCATCAGCCCAGGCatcggcgcgcgctgccgcccggCAGATGTTTGAatcgcagctcgagcagcagtcTGCCATCGAGGCCCAGGTTGAACTGGACCGCCAGCATGCACTTGCGCTGGAAACTGAGACCGAGCCCGAAATCGAGAAGGTGATTGAGAAGCTTGACTTCCCACCACTGCCCACGCCGAAGCGCCCTCCAGTGCCACCAAGACCTCGGATCAGCATCCAGTCGGACTCGGAGCCCCCCAGACTTGTTGCATTCACACCTACGACACCGCTGAACCCCGTCTCGCCTCTCGTGTTCCCAACACCACGAACGTCGCTaaactcgacctcggcaccgcAGCAGATAGCCAACCCCTCGCCGTTCAACTCTTCCGCATCTCCGCGGAGACAGCCTCCCCCAGTTCCGCCCAAGAGTAGCGGCAGCATCCGCCgaccgcctccgccgccccctcctcctcgggctgcGGCCTCCACGCCCgtgacagcgacgacaacgaaTACCACTGCAACTCCCGAAACCCCGCCGGACCTGCTGCGCGTACGCCCACAGCTCATGCAAGtcgcctccttctcgtcaTCCACCTCATCTCTTTCCGACGTGCCTGACTCCCGCGCACCATCACCTGTGCAGTCAGTTCAGTCAGTCACCTCACAGCCGGGACGTCCACGCGGACCACGAGGACCTCGCCCTGCTCCGCCGCCTGTCCCGCCACGCCCTTGGGCTAGTCGAcgaccgccaccgccaccacctccaccgagACAGTCTCAAGCGCCACCTGAAGTTCCCCCTCCACCGGCGAGGCTGGCGACACGACCTGCCCGCCCATTGTCTGACATTGGCATGCCCACGCCAGCGGTTGACACCACACCGGAGATCCCAAGGCCGCAGTCTTCCGTTGACGTCCACCACTCTGTGtccgatgacgaggacgacgaagccgacgagccagagTTCGAGTACACCGACCTGGATCTGTTTGCGTCCCGGCTGGAGGGAACGGGCCAGGAGTACGAGGGCCTCACACATCTGACGCAGTTCATGGGCCCGGCCACGGACCCTGGTGCGAGCGCCGTGGCGCTCGACACGTTGATCCGCGCGCCGGTCGCCATTGACAGCAAGCGGACCAACGCAAAGGGCAAGGTCAAGCTCAAGATGTCGGTGCTTGGTGCGCGAGTGACGACATGTCCCATCTGCCTGGCGCAGTTCCGTGGTGGGGACGCGGCTGTGTGCCTGCCCCGCTGTGGGCACGTATCGCACGAGACGTGTGCGACGCGGTGGTTCAAGGAGAGCTCGAATTGCATGATTTGCCGTCTGCCGTTGATCGAGGAGACGTTGATTTAG
- the cdc4 gene encoding Myosin regulatory light chain cdc4 — MSAPNNAEYREAFALFDKKGTGQVPRESLGELLRSLGQNPTQAEVGTLQTNLGATFDYDTFLQILNRPDGWKPAGTADEFIKGFQVFDKAGNGFIGAGELRYVLTQLGEKMTDEEVDELLKGFPVTDGQINYHSFVRSILAQ, encoded by the exons ATG TCTGCTCCCAACAACGCTG AATACCGCGAGGCCTTCGCCCTCTTCGACAAGAAGGGTACCGGCCAGGTGCCGCGCGagtcgctcggcgagctcctccgctcgctcggccaGAACCCAacccaggccgaggtcggcacgCTGCAGACCAACCTCGGAGCGACGT TCGACTACGACACGTTCCTCCAGATCCTCAACCGCCCCGACGGCTGGAAGCCTGCCGGCACGGCCG ACGAGTTCATCAAGGGCTTCCAGGTCTTTGACAAGGCCGGCAACGGCTTCATTGGTGCCGGAGAGCTCCGCTACGTCCTcacccagctcggcgagaaGATGACCGACGaagaggtcgacgagctcctcaaggGCTTCCCTGTGAC CGACGGCCAGATCAACTACCACTCGTTTGTTCGCTCTATCCTCGCCCAATAA